ATCAGCTTTCTCGCTTCGTCCATGTCGACAACCCTGTCGACCGTCACCAGGTCTTTCGACATTATGTCCTTTGCCCTGCCCTTCGAGTTTTCCTCGAACAGCAAATCCCTCGTGGTGACGATGCCCACAAGCGTTCCGTTTTCCACCACGGGAAAGCTGGAAATGTTTTTTGTTTCGTAAATTTCGATTATCTCGCTTACCGGCATTTCCGGCGGAATCGTGAGCGGCTCCTTTATTATCCAGTATTCCGCGCTTTTCACGCGCTTCACCTGTTCGGCCTGCTCTTCCGGGGAAAAGTTCTTGTGGATTATGCCGATGCCGCCGTGCTGGGCCATTGCAATCGCGGTCCTGTATTCGGTTACGGTGTCCATTGCCGCGCTGATCAGGGGAATGTTAAGCTCAAGCTTTTTTGTAAGCCTTGTCTTTAAGGAAACTTCGCTTGGCAGGACGCTCGAAGGGCCGGGTAAAAGCAGTATGTCGTCAAAAGTCAGGCCAGTTTTTTCCACCGAAAACCCTGCTCCTTTATTTTAAAAGTAGGGCGGCAAGCTTTAAAAAGGGGTGCGTCGGAAAGATGCCGGAAAAAGGCCGGCGGCAGACAAAAACGCAATCTTTTCCAGTATACGCCCTGCAACATAAAACGCCAAGCGCGGTTAGCCAGATTCCCTTTTTAAGTTTTACCGCGTTTTATTAGTTGGGTTTTTTCCTATGCCTTGCACTGCCGTCATTGGAATGCAGTTCGGCGATGAAGGCAAGGGCAAGATAACAGACTATTTGGCAGAAAAATCCGATTTTGTTTTCAGGTACGGCGGCGGCAACAATGCCGGGCACACAGTTGTGGTGGAAGGCAAAACCTACAAATTGCATTTGCTTCCCTCCGGCGTTGTCAGGGGCAAGCGCTCTCTTCTGGGCGCGGGCGTGGTGATCGACCCCCAGGTTCTGCTGGATGAAATCTCGGCGCTTGGAAAAAAGCCGAATCTCGGCATCGACCCGAGGGCGCACATCATAATGCCGTATCACAAGTACCTTGACGCGAATTCCGAGGCGAAAAAAGGCGAAAACCAGATCGGCACGACGGGCAGGGGCATAGGCCCATGCTATGCCGACAAGGCGGAAAGAACAGGCATCAGGTTCGAGGACCTGTTGGACAATGAACGGCTTGAGGAAAAGCTCAGGCAGGTCCTGCCAATCAAGGAAAAAATCCTGAAACATGTTTATGGCGTGGAGTTTCCGCATTCCCTCGGCGAAATCGTGCAGGAATATTCGGCTTACGGGGAAAAGCTCAGGGAATTCGAAGCCGATGCCTCGCTTGAAATCGCACAGGCATTGAAGGCAAAAAAAAGCATTCTGCTTGAGGGCGCGCAGGGCACTTTTTTGGACATCAATTTCGGCACATACCCATTCGTGACATCATCG
The sequence above is drawn from the Candidatus Diapherotrites archaeon genome and encodes:
- a CDS encoding adenylosuccinate synthase, whose product is MPCTAVIGMQFGDEGKGKITDYLAEKSDFVFRYGGGNNAGHTVVVEGKTYKLHLLPSGVVRGKRSLLGAGVVIDPQVLLDEISALGKKPNLGIDPRAHIIMPYHKYLDANSEAKKGENQIGTTGRGIGPCYADKAERTGIRFEDLLDNERLEEKLRQVLPIKEKILKHVYGVEFPHSLGEIVQEYSAYGEKLREFEADASLEIAQALKAKKSILLEGAQGTFLDINFGTYPFVTSSIPIAPGAGAGIGFPAAKTEKVVGVAKAYTTRVGAGPFATELLDGLGDRLRTAGNEFGTTTGRPRRVGWLDMVLLRTAARLNGVTEIALTKLDVLSGVESLEVCVAYDCNGKKTGEFPAKMSDAEKCVPIYKTLNGFSITGSEKKFSALDRHAQEYVKFVEKELGVPVSIVSTGPKRSQTIMKK